GGAAGCATGTAACGATAACAGCACCACACAAGTCtggcagtttgttttttaattacaaaaagACATTCTCCATTGCCTTGTTAGCGCTTGTAGATGCTGACTACAGGTTTATAACCGTCCAGGTGGGGGACTATGGCAGATGTAGTGATGGAGGAGCATACTCTGACTCAGATCTAGGAAAGGGCATGGAAGCAAAAACCCTGGAGGTTCCTGCCGACTGTCCTCTGCCAGGCTCTGACCAACAACACTGCGTTCCGTTCACCATGGTGGGAGATGCTGCTTTCCCTCTGAAGAAATATTTGATGAGGCCATTTCCAGGGAAGCACCTTCCAAGATGGAGGAGCATCTTCATCTACCGACTCTCCAGGGCCAGAATGGTTGTTGAGTGCGCCTTCGGGATTTTGGCAGCGAGATGGAGGGTGCTGTACACCAGAATAAACATGAAGCCAGACAATGTGGACTCAGTTATCATGGCTGTGTGTATTCTCCACAACTACCTCCTCAACCCATCAGAGAGTCAAAGATGGTTGGATGAGGCTGAAGAGCGAGGCGAGCACCTGCAGGATGCTAGGAACATGGGGGGAAAtagaggaagcagagaagctTATGACGTCAGAGAGAAGCTCTGTGCTTTCTTCAACTCCCCTGAAGGAAGAGTGTCCTGGCAGGACCGCATGCTGTAGgaaatttaacttttatttggCACCgtttcctctttgtttattgtctgctttaaataaaagtttttgaaaaacctcaaattgttattattaatttttGCAATACTAAAGTACAGGTACAAACTTGGTTGAAAAGTATATTTTACTCAACATAACTTTCATTATGGAGGAGGACAAAAGTATTTGCTTCTAGAACTGTACTGCCCAGGATATTAGATTGTTTATGGTATTAAATAAATGCCAATCTTTTACTTGAACTAGCACATTTACTACAATCAAACATAAATCGTATACTAGTATTATGCCATTCCATAACATGCTTTATGTGAGTACTCGTGTTGATTTTGATGCCTACTCTAGAACTATAACTGCCAACATAACATCACAAATGTGGAACAGTGTTATTTGATTCCCCAAATCATcaaaatacatgtaaatatttatttattgtcttgTACTGACACATTTGAATAACCTGATAGAGAGATTATGTGGTTAATATGAAGACTATGAACACACATTGCACAGTAGTACTACTTTAAGTGAATGACTTCATATTTCTAAAGAAAGTAGTTTCACCTATGGCTTCATGTGttataatatcacatacttttgctgttatcagcctacagtaaaaacggcatttaatcatcATAGTTAGAGAGTGAGTTTTTAGGTTAGCACATT
This Limanda limanda chromosome 12, fLimLim1.1, whole genome shotgun sequence DNA region includes the following protein-coding sequences:
- the LOC133015075 gene encoding uncharacterized protein LOC133015075, producing MRIPAFSPFCQADWDSLPQEKRLPAWHSSIDWEAALYSSRYTFWSKWNFPNCLGAIDGKHVGDYGRCSDGGAYSDSDLGKGMEAKTLEVPADCPLPGSDQQHCVPFTMVGDAAFPLKKYLMRPFPGKHLPRWRSIFIYRLSRARMVVECAFGILAARWRVLYTRINMKPDNVDSVIMAVCILHNYLLNPSESQRWLDEAEERGEHLQDARNMGGNRGSREAYDVREKLCAFFNSPEGRVSWQDRML